The following are encoded together in the Sediminitomix flava genome:
- a CDS encoding S8 family serine peptidase has product MRLRNSIYSIIAFLFLSISWAGAQDLADIEAGKVRIKFTEEFEAANLSMTSNSSVSSSARMANIAAIDLQSVNQQFNITVFTRVFPFSEKYEARHRKHGLHLWYEVQFGANQDPREVVEAYASVSGVEIAKPIYKKIGSFENAKPVYLSEAEIVRATAAAPLASTYFNDPLLVDQWHYENDGSRVGSNDADIDMEAGWDITTGTPNVIIAIVDGGIDTVHPDLQANLWRNEAELNGELGVDDDGNGYVDDFHGYSFHSNGQVTATTHGTHVAGTVAAVSNNGIGVAGVAGGDGTEGSGVRLMSCQIFGEGGASAGSAAAYVYAADNGAVIAQSSWGYTSAGVYEQDVQDAIAYFREEAGNLADYPDSPMVGGLPIFAAGNNGQEGFFYPGADDNCFAVSSVGPEDLPAPYTNHGDWVDIAAPGGDLSYGDIGAVLSTFPGNRYGYLQGTSMACPHVSGVAGLVLSELSDLISSPAELQAAVMQGASAFPSDLNSYYDGKLGVGLLNARGALQSDGKIPPANFKDLRIENTTHTALDLVWTVPADEDDESPFAYYLWLSAGEEITEDYMNNFNPYFLSNTIIAGDTATLSIGGLRKKSTYYFALQAVDRWGNANDIAYVHTTTLDEPFFSFSPKNISLEIDVTTQKVVEEYVTLSNDGEATLYWEGSVENEGPVFDEDDEEEEEAAASALSSLFKNGPQIQMLSDGHATLNFGEVFDVNGQMGYASTASVEEHAEAEFVAKAFNNEEIKTDTLVDRTQYIAGLQHEFNDNSFDFGFGVGSRNIGYVTATRYEIPVDYRLPLTHMETLMWMEKGLDDPFIIEICRGSEYITDEMEVLYAHAYYPREDLTGGWAWHKIAFPRTIETSGGDIIWVKIYHPKVQASYQGTDYTSEFQGWNFFVSRNEGRTFFFGAEELPYSGYAIPKVRLFSAGEDPAHAYFDPVSGEVKGGKEEKVRVVVDGSNLTEGKHSTSAVLYTNDENYPIATVALDINIVGQEAIADYEAKQSLGVVYAGAKNDVKFAIRNAGLADLEITGIESDNPDLEYTGVDTLILGPNFESTLSMRVTPSTPGEFVGEGRIKTNIGDLKVEFYASVSAPAVAEYPAEIEGTTNSGEAVEVNFTVKNTSDDEVLYVKTPLAFKEKHPDIHYVEDPANAGEFEDIADFGTSIAEYVLNGYAWEVPIGFKFPYFDTEYEYIGVHADGFMWFLETPVPDYGSSGVMYDMNEFPNQEGLLSTISLLFHELSIVDDVFRKIPSEADLVYANMGDHFIVQYDNVKDDLTDEDEGRMTMQLALFQDGAIEFRYADIDENAVADSSALVGFQNMEGTVGYTIQKRSDDQVVQANTTYRFVREDGFGTRYVSSLSETDFQVQPNQEKEITAVLDPRLADLTAGTYKDVIYLDANTENLRDTIRVTLNVEGYGQMEVDTAELAFESIMIGLSDTVGFFIENMGTAPMEVTQLFDAPSAFTVNHEVPFTVQARTKKHIVLEYAPTNLDEEFTEQMVIIADGVGLKTVEVTASSHLSPEPTAALSQSNFSLATFEEGKVTLTVENTVDSDLEYTLHPASTMLVDTKAGTVNSYTYSDSHYDAQVRYDWVEIAEEENRLTIPTDGYLPVKLPFTYNFYGENFDSIYVCENGYITAVRPQVATDPKYGPYLPNDGVTAVISPMRSSWKVNEVDELSGIYLSAEDDHVVVEFKKLIASVWGFPGYATFELILEADGTIKFQYEEVDNFNGEFWYGLKHLNGEDFVDLGRTGHDYPDVFNTRFEDYQAIILQPALSTKIEGEGTNTHEFALKPDLLLEGVYEDTLVITSNSFITPELKLPISYAVSGNLSYEISTDTLDFGNVFYVEGEDEAYTASFTILNTGTKDIEFNSIDLPNLPETTLFADGSELYFKGEGELISNLVLAPGVTKELTLEFEATEEKAYTTNLVLHTASVSETVVVTAATILPPVFELEAEDFTAQMNSIDTLAHSFVVKNTGDSDLSFIAKAGYEFLTSEAKQATASMFGMTEEEIEADSKASFDSLHYDHSKATSDGFHGNNSTYPITTAVRMTAPAEGFVISHMRLMTYVATAGQMRISIYEGLTNIPDNNEVIYEEDFTINEGLGSEMWRLFEFEKAVAINGGEDFYVVISHPEGGKHSFDSSDSHGNNPSVTYRQFFKPAPLSEKDRDWFSGDPDNTSGPKDPETGELRDAELLEFVWKIRALSFQANWIELDAVEGVIEAGESLEINSDIIGKNLAQGVNVGYVTVTTNDPVNTKPQKINYEVTSNVGPIVTYSPDQYGEPIKVKEGETKVVNMLASDPEGDVLSFEMANDSSFATVEKVADLQAQVTLAPSHDDQGVQDIEVKVLDQHGNYVIHPISILVEDINRTPVGAEPWAVNLLLEQPIGYTIDIAEVFEDADEDVLQYGAINDTPDVIDVAYGSEDLVIIPKQKGVGVVYILADDGRENGFTYTYVVVYVYSQEDLGEASVTAELSVYPNPMIDEVQLSFETEARGTALIEVINMDGTTMNTYEQVLKDEDQQQIEYHVDGLPAGVYMIRISTANELIGVERIIVQ; this is encoded by the coding sequence ATGAGATTAAGAAATTCAATATATAGCATAATTGCATTTCTGTTTCTGAGTATCTCTTGGGCAGGAGCACAAGATTTAGCAGATATAGAAGCAGGGAAAGTGCGAATTAAGTTTACCGAAGAGTTCGAAGCAGCGAACTTATCGATGACAAGTAATTCATCGGTGTCATCTTCGGCAAGAATGGCAAACATTGCAGCAATTGATTTACAATCGGTCAATCAGCAATTCAATATTACAGTTTTTACAAGGGTCTTCCCATTCTCAGAAAAATATGAGGCAAGACACCGTAAACACGGATTACACTTGTGGTATGAAGTTCAGTTTGGTGCAAACCAAGACCCAAGAGAAGTAGTAGAGGCTTATGCCTCAGTGAGTGGCGTAGAGATCGCAAAACCTATTTATAAAAAGATAGGGTCTTTTGAGAATGCAAAGCCAGTTTACCTGTCTGAAGCTGAAATTGTAAGAGCAACAGCGGCAGCACCATTGGCATCGACCTATTTCAATGATCCGTTGTTGGTAGATCAGTGGCATTATGAAAATGACGGTTCTCGTGTCGGTTCAAATGATGCAGATATTGATATGGAAGCAGGTTGGGATATCACAACAGGTACTCCAAATGTAATCATTGCAATTGTTGATGGAGGTATTGATACCGTTCACCCAGATTTACAAGCCAACCTTTGGAGAAATGAAGCTGAATTAAATGGTGAATTAGGAGTTGATGATGATGGAAATGGATATGTAGATGATTTTCATGGCTATAGCTTTCATTCCAACGGACAAGTTACTGCCACTACACACGGTACTCACGTAGCAGGGACAGTGGCAGCTGTGTCTAACAATGGTATTGGTGTTGCAGGTGTCGCAGGTGGCGACGGTACAGAAGGTAGTGGTGTTCGTTTGATGTCTTGTCAGATTTTCGGAGAAGGAGGCGCTAGTGCGGGTTCTGCAGCGGCTTATGTTTATGCAGCAGATAATGGCGCTGTCATCGCACAAAGTTCTTGGGGATATACTTCTGCAGGTGTTTACGAGCAAGATGTTCAAGATGCAATTGCTTATTTCAGAGAAGAAGCTGGTAATCTAGCAGATTATCCAGATTCACCAATGGTAGGTGGTCTTCCAATTTTTGCAGCAGGTAATAACGGACAAGAAGGATTTTTCTATCCAGGAGCAGATGATAATTGTTTTGCAGTATCATCGGTAGGTCCTGAGGATTTACCAGCACCTTATACAAACCACGGCGATTGGGTTGATATTGCAGCTCCAGGTGGAGATTTATCTTATGGCGATATCGGAGCGGTACTCAGTACATTCCCAGGAAATAGATATGGATATCTTCAAGGTACATCAATGGCTTGTCCACATGTATCGGGGGTAGCAGGTTTGGTATTAAGTGAACTATCTGATTTGATTTCGTCACCAGCAGAATTGCAAGCAGCAGTAATGCAAGGTGCGTCCGCTTTCCCATCAGATTTGAATAGTTATTATGATGGTAAGTTGGGTGTCGGTTTATTGAATGCTAGAGGAGCACTTCAGTCGGATGGAAAAATTCCTCCAGCAAATTTCAAAGACCTCAGAATTGAAAATACAACACATACAGCCTTAGATTTGGTATGGACAGTTCCTGCCGATGAGGATGACGAAAGTCCGTTCGCTTATTATTTATGGTTGAGTGCTGGAGAAGAAATTACGGAGGATTATATGAATAATTTCAATCCGTACTTCTTGAGCAATACCATTATAGCAGGAGATACAGCAACTTTAAGTATTGGAGGTCTTCGTAAGAAATCAACGTATTATTTTGCATTGCAAGCAGTTGACCGTTGGGGAAATGCCAATGATATTGCTTATGTACATACGACTACTTTGGATGAGCCTTTCTTCTCATTCTCACCGAAAAACATCTCTTTAGAAATTGATGTAACTACGCAAAAAGTAGTAGAAGAATATGTGACTTTGAGCAATGATGGAGAAGCGACATTGTATTGGGAGGGTTCTGTAGAAAATGAAGGGCCAGTCTTCGATGAAGATGATGAGGAGGAAGAAGAAGCGGCTGCTTCAGCATTGAGTTCTTTATTCAAAAATGGACCGCAGATTCAAATGCTTTCTGATGGTCATGCAACATTGAACTTCGGTGAAGTATTTGATGTGAACGGGCAAATGGGCTATGCTTCAACAGCTTCTGTGGAAGAGCATGCAGAGGCAGAGTTTGTAGCCAAGGCATTCAACAATGAGGAGATCAAAACAGATACACTAGTTGATAGAACGCAATACATTGCCGGGCTTCAGCACGAATTCAATGACAATTCTTTTGATTTCGGTTTTGGAGTAGGCTCTCGCAACATTGGTTATGTAACAGCAACACGTTATGAAATCCCTGTAGATTATCGTCTTCCGCTTACACATATGGAAACATTGATGTGGATGGAAAAAGGGCTAGATGATCCATTTATTATAGAAATCTGTAGAGGAAGTGAGTATATCACAGATGAAATGGAAGTGCTTTACGCACATGCATATTACCCAAGAGAAGATTTGACAGGAGGTTGGGCTTGGCATAAAATCGCTTTTCCTCGTACTATTGAAACTTCTGGAGGAGATATCATTTGGGTAAAAATTTACCATCCAAAAGTACAAGCTTCTTACCAAGGAACAGATTATACATCAGAGTTCCAAGGGTGGAATTTCTTTGTGAGTAGAAATGAAGGACGAACCTTCTTCTTCGGTGCTGAAGAACTGCCATACTCTGGTTATGCCATTCCGAAAGTACGTTTATTCTCTGCAGGAGAAGACCCTGCACACGCTTATTTCGACCCTGTTAGTGGAGAAGTAAAAGGTGGAAAAGAAGAGAAAGTAAGAGTTGTAGTAGATGGTTCAAACTTGACTGAAGGAAAGCACTCAACCTCTGCAGTACTCTATACAAACGATGAAAACTACCCAATCGCAACAGTAGCTTTAGACATTAATATTGTTGGTCAAGAAGCTATCGCAGATTATGAAGCAAAACAGTCTTTAGGAGTTGTTTATGCGGGTGCGAAAAATGATGTGAAGTTCGCGATCAGAAATGCAGGTCTTGCAGATTTGGAAATCACAGGTATCGAAAGTGATAACCCCGATTTGGAATATACAGGAGTAGATACATTGATCCTTGGACCAAACTTTGAGAGTACACTTTCAATGCGTGTGACACCATCAACTCCAGGAGAATTTGTGGGAGAAGGTAGGATTAAGACGAATATTGGAGACTTAAAAGTAGAGTTTTACGCTTCTGTATCGGCTCCAGCAGTTGCTGAATATCCAGCAGAGATAGAAGGGACTACAAATTCAGGAGAAGCTGTAGAGGTAAACTTTACCGTTAAGAATACAAGTGACGATGAAGTATTGTATGTAAAGACGCCCTTGGCTTTCAAAGAGAAACACCCAGATATTCATTATGTGGAAGACCCAGCTAATGCAGGCGAATTTGAAGATATCGCAGATTTCGGTACTTCTATCGCTGAGTATGTATTGAATGGTTATGCTTGGGAAGTACCGATCGGTTTCAAATTCCCATACTTCGATACAGAATATGAATACATTGGAGTACATGCAGATGGTTTCATGTGGTTCTTGGAAACGCCAGTACCTGATTATGGAAGTTCGGGAGTAATGTATGATATGAATGAATTCCCTAATCAAGAAGGCTTATTGAGTACAATTTCTCTTCTGTTCCATGAGTTATCCATTGTAGATGATGTGTTCAGAAAAATCCCTAGTGAGGCAGACCTTGTTTATGCTAATATGGGAGATCACTTTATCGTACAATATGACAATGTAAAGGATGACTTGACGGATGAGGATGAAGGTCGCATGACGATGCAATTAGCCTTATTCCAAGATGGTGCGATTGAGTTTAGATATGCAGATATTGATGAAAATGCAGTAGCAGACAGTAGTGCTTTAGTTGGTTTCCAGAATATGGAAGGAACGGTTGGTTACACGATTCAGAAAAGAAGTGATGACCAAGTAGTGCAAGCAAATACGACTTACCGTTTTGTGAGAGAAGATGGTTTTGGAACTAGATACGTTTCTTCACTTTCAGAAACAGATTTCCAAGTTCAACCAAATCAAGAAAAAGAGATCACTGCAGTGTTAGACCCTCGTTTGGCAGATTTGACAGCAGGAACTTACAAAGATGTTATCTATCTAGATGCTAATACAGAAAATTTGAGAGACACAATCAGAGTGACTCTAAATGTTGAAGGATATGGACAAATGGAAGTCGATACCGCTGAATTAGCCTTTGAATCCATTATGATTGGTTTGTCTGATACGGTAGGTTTCTTTATTGAAAATATGGGTACGGCACCAATGGAAGTGACACAATTATTTGATGCTCCTTCTGCATTTACGGTAAATCACGAAGTACCATTTACGGTACAAGCTAGAACGAAAAAACATATTGTTCTGGAATATGCACCAACAAACTTGGACGAAGAGTTTACAGAGCAAATGGTGATTATTGCCGATGGTGTAGGGCTTAAAACAGTAGAGGTGACAGCAAGTTCACACTTGTCACCTGAGCCTACAGCAGCACTTAGTCAGTCAAACTTTAGCTTAGCAACTTTCGAAGAAGGAAAGGTAACGCTGACCGTAGAAAATACAGTAGATTCTGATTTGGAATATACACTTCACCCAGCGTCTACAATGTTGGTGGATACAAAAGCTGGAACGGTAAATTCGTATACATATAGTGACTCACACTATGATGCTCAAGTACGTTATGATTGGGTCGAAATTGCCGAAGAAGAAAATCGTTTGACCATTCCGACGGATGGTTATTTACCAGTGAAATTGCCATTTACGTATAACTTCTATGGCGAAAACTTTGACTCTATCTATGTTTGTGAAAACGGGTATATCACCGCAGTAAGACCGCAAGTAGCTACAGACCCGAAATATGGTCCATATTTGCCAAATGATGGGGTTACAGCAGTCATTTCTCCAATGCGTTCTTCATGGAAAGTAAATGAAGTAGATGAACTTTCAGGAATTTACTTATCTGCAGAAGATGACCATGTAGTTGTCGAGTTCAAGAAATTAATTGCAAGTGTTTGGGGATTCCCAGGCTATGCTACTTTTGAATTGATCTTGGAAGCCGATGGTACGATCAAATTTCAGTATGAAGAAGTAGATAACTTCAATGGTGAATTCTGGTATGGTTTGAAGCACTTGAACGGTGAAGATTTTGTTGATCTTGGTCGCACAGGTCATGATTATCCAGATGTATTTAATACACGTTTTGAAGACTATCAAGCGATCATTTTACAGCCAGCTCTATCAACAAAAATTGAGGGTGAAGGAACGAACACACACGAATTTGCTCTAAAACCAGACTTATTATTGGAAGGAGTTTATGAAGATACACTAGTAATTACTTCAAATAGTTTCATTACGCCAGAATTGAAGTTACCAATAAGCTATGCGGTATCGGGGAATTTATCTTATGAAATTTCAACAGATACCCTAGACTTTGGAAATGTATTTTATGTAGAGGGCGAAGATGAAGCTTACACAGCAAGTTTTACGATTCTGAATACAGGAACAAAAGATATAGAGTTCAATAGCATTGATTTACCAAATCTTCCTGAGACTACATTATTTGCAGATGGTTCAGAGTTGTATTTCAAAGGAGAAGGAGAGTTGATTTCTAATTTGGTGTTAGCGCCAGGAGTAACAAAAGAGCTTACATTAGAATTTGAGGCAACAGAAGAGAAGGCTTATACGACAAACTTAGTATTGCATACAGCGTCTGTTTCAGAAACGGTAGTAGTAACTGCAGCAACAATATTACCACCAGTATTTGAATTGGAAGCAGAAGATTTTACCGCTCAAATGAATTCAATCGATACATTGGCACATTCATTTGTTGTGAAAAATACAGGTGATTCAGACTTGAGCTTTATTGCAAAGGCAGGTTATGAGTTCCTTACTTCAGAAGCTAAACAAGCTACTGCGTCAATGTTCGGAATGACAGAGGAAGAGATTGAGGCAGATTCAAAAGCTAGTTTCGATTCGCTTCACTATGACCACAGCAAAGCAACTTCAGATGGTTTTCATGGTAATAACTCTACTTACCCAATTACAACGGCGGTAAGAATGACTGCACCAGCCGAAGGTTTTGTGATCAGCCACATGCGATTAATGACCTATGTCGCTACTGCAGGACAAATGAGAATAAGTATCTATGAAGGATTGACAAATATACCAGATAACAATGAAGTGATCTACGAGGAAGATTTCACCATAAATGAAGGACTTGGCTCAGAAATGTGGAGACTTTTTGAGTTTGAAAAAGCAGTTGCTATCAATGGTGGAGAAGATTTCTACGTCGTTATTTCTCACCCAGAAGGAGGGAAGCATTCTTTTGACAGTAGCGATAGTCATGGAAATAATCCTTCGGTAACTTATCGTCAGTTCTTTAAACCAGCACCATTATCAGAAAAGGATAGAGACTGGTTCTCTGGAGACCCTGATAATACATCTGGACCGAAAGACCCTGAAACGGGAGAGTTAAGAGATGCTGAGTTGTTAGAGTTCGTATGGAAAATTAGAGCATTATCATTCCAAGCCAACTGGATTGAGTTAGATGCGGTAGAAGGTGTGATTGAAGCAGGAGAAAGCCTTGAAATCAATTCTGATATTATCGGAAAGAACCTTGCTCAAGGTGTAAATGTGGGATATGTCACAGTAACGACAAATGATCCTGTAAATACAAAACCTCAAAAAATCAATTATGAGGTAACATCTAACGTTGGTCCGATCGTGACTTATTCACCAGATCAATATGGAGAGCCTATCAAGGTGAAAGAGGGAGAAACGAAGGTGGTTAATATGCTCGCTTCAGACCCTGAAGGAGATGTATTGAGTTTTGAAATGGCAAATGATTCTTCTTTTGCGACTGTGGAAAAAGTAGCTGACCTTCAAGCTCAAGTTACTTTAGCACCAAGCCATGACGACCAAGGAGTTCAGGACATTGAAGTGAAAGTTCTAGATCAACATGGAAACTACGTAATTCATCCGATTTCAATTCTTGTAGAAGATATCAACAGAACACCTGTAGGAGCAGAGCCTTGGGCTGTAAATCTTCTTTTGGAACAGCCAATTGGTTATACCATTGACATTGCAGAAGTATTTGAAGATGCAGATGAAGATGTTCTTCAGTATGGAGCGATCAATGACACACCAGATGTCATAGACGTTGCTTACGGTTCTGAAGACTTAGTCATCATTCCAAAGCAAAAAGGAGTAGGTGTGGTTTACATTCTCGCAGACGATGGTAGAGAAAATGGCTTCACTTACACTTACGTGGTCGTCTATGTTTATTCTCAAGAAGACTTAGGAGAAGCAAGTGTCACAGCAGAGCTATCCGTTTATCCTAATCCAATGATTGATGAAGTACAATTGAGCTTTGAAACAGAAGCGAGAGGTACGGCTTTGATTGAGGTGATAAACATGGATGGAACCACAATGAATACTTATGAGCAAGTATTGAAGGATGAAGATCAGCAGCAGATTGAATACCATGTAGACGGTTTACCTGCAGGAGTTTACATGATCCGTATCAGTACAGCCAATGAGTTGATTGGAGTGGAACGAATTATCGTGCAATAA
- a CDS encoding FISUMP domain-containing protein translates to MMRYQKYVGILFAILGGLVYSCTEQEDAIPRIVVSIGDSQLDIENFGYQVELDASTPKEGQVGLWSTLRGANGIFEDVNDPNTMFKGEPGEIYTLQWTVSENGHSVSDVLDVSFKALDASLNVFFPDTVKTSFTLHLDANGTKYGGQGTWSYEGAEGATFEVLDSCVTKFIGLPNETYTINWDVTYGSQTVNTSFEVTFDSLRADAGEDQLYNIAYGEKLYGTLYPNHQEGATVKWTLLEGNGGIVHNPTLANSLFEGLENEVYKLRYEISHGGQTDADTLLYSFNRHSIWTDPEDNQEYKTVKINGLEWMAENYNRAIPGDNPDFPHSWYYGADKKANIHDGEAVDTPEERKHYGRLYTYIGAEAMAPEGWRLPTGEEVQALVDAYGGNNYAGTELKEGGRSGMEMRMSGAFVAYDHPNTGPAHSFGQGKSAYMWYQHSGEDPWNEYISMWVLLADNEGSYGNVITWAVGCGVRYVREVE, encoded by the coding sequence ATGATGCGTTATCAAAAATATGTAGGAATCCTATTCGCTATTTTAGGCGGCTTGGTCTATTCCTGTACAGAACAAGAAGATGCTATCCCTAGAATCGTTGTCTCGATTGGTGATAGCCAGTTAGATATAGAAAATTTTGGTTATCAGGTAGAGCTTGACGCTTCTACACCAAAAGAAGGACAAGTAGGGCTATGGTCTACTTTGAGAGGAGCAAATGGTATTTTTGAAGATGTAAATGATCCTAACACAATGTTCAAAGGAGAGCCAGGAGAGATTTACACACTTCAATGGACGGTATCAGAAAATGGACATAGCGTTAGTGATGTTTTGGATGTTTCCTTCAAAGCCCTTGATGCAAGTTTGAATGTTTTTTTTCCAGATACGGTAAAAACAAGCTTTACACTTCACCTAGATGCCAATGGTACAAAGTATGGCGGACAAGGTACGTGGTCTTATGAAGGTGCTGAAGGAGCTACTTTTGAAGTACTAGATAGCTGTGTAACTAAGTTCATTGGTTTACCAAACGAAACATATACGATCAACTGGGATGTGACTTATGGTTCGCAAACCGTCAACACAAGTTTTGAAGTGACTTTCGATTCTTTGAGAGCAGATGCTGGAGAAGACCAATTGTACAATATTGCTTATGGCGAAAAATTATACGGAACGCTTTATCCTAATCATCAAGAAGGAGCTACGGTAAAGTGGACTTTACTGGAAGGAAATGGAGGAATTGTTCATAATCCGACCCTTGCAAATTCATTATTTGAAGGTTTAGAAAATGAAGTGTATAAGCTTCGTTATGAGATAAGTCACGGAGGTCAGACGGATGCGGATACATTGTTATATTCTTTCAATAGACATAGCATTTGGACAGATCCAGAAGATAATCAAGAATACAAGACCGTAAAGATAAATGGCTTGGAATGGATGGCTGAAAACTACAACAGAGCTATCCCAGGAGATAATCCAGATTTTCCACATTCGTGGTATTATGGTGCTGACAAAAAAGCAAATATCCACGACGGAGAAGCAGTAGACACACCAGAAGAACGCAAGCATTACGGTCGTCTATATACTTACATCGGAGCAGAAGCGATGGCACCCGAAGGATGGAGATTACCAACAGGTGAAGAAGTTCAAGCCTTAGTAGATGCTTATGGTGGTAATAACTATGCAGGGACTGAGCTGAAAGAAGGTGGACGCTCAGGAATGGAAATGCGAATGAGTGGTGCTTTTGTAGCTTACGATCATCCAAATACAGGACCAGCACATAGTTTCGGGCAAGGCAAAAGTGCCTATATGTGGTACCAGCATAGCGGTGAAGATCCGTGGAATGAGTACATCAGTATGTGGGTATTATTAGCTGACAATGAAGGCTCATACGGTAATGTCATTACTTGGGCTGTAGGTTGTGGTGTACGCTATGTAAGAGAGGTTGAATAA
- a CDS encoding RagB/SusD family nutrient uptake outer membrane protein encodes MKINRLLLVFLTLFSLSSCEKFLEEDPSRAGGVLPEDTFLAFDKAYAALVGNYDMLSHYYFDGLSSVICADIIGDDVLINSEGNYNWFVPTYQLNVLPNYNDAYNPWRRGYVVINNANNLIAYAGGIPDATDEQKEFLTGQGYALRAYTYLRLVQMYAPAYSAGDATSNPGLILRTQPTDSDSPDLPRSTVEETYELILEDLDEAEKLLPYDNYKGFLDKRGVHALKARTHLILGDWENASKYAEMAINGAGGDDEQIELMTINEWLGGFSHQTSEAIFVLDYQLADNNTYLTIPSFYFPVYGYSSVRANDKFVEMFNDNDDRKWVLTNELTWDDGTPIDPDNYCIMKFVHDTQVGNAKSNKIRASEMYLIWAEAEAELGNYNKAQDLVSKIIRRANSLAPLPSETGADLVQLILDERRRELFGEGFRWFDIKRRQERFTRTGDHWVKFDFGPNDTDYYRLTYPIPQYEIDANKALTEDDQNRGY; translated from the coding sequence ATGAAAATAAATAGATTACTTTTAGTTTTCTTGACACTCTTCTCATTGAGTTCTTGTGAGAAGTTTTTGGAAGAAGATCCTTCTCGTGCAGGAGGTGTCTTACCAGAAGACACATTTTTAGCCTTTGATAAAGCCTATGCAGCTTTGGTCGGAAATTACGATATGTTGAGTCATTATTATTTTGATGGCTTAAGCTCTGTGATTTGTGCCGATATAATTGGTGATGACGTTCTGATCAACTCTGAAGGAAATTACAATTGGTTTGTACCTACTTATCAGTTGAATGTACTTCCAAATTATAACGATGCCTACAATCCTTGGAGAAGAGGATATGTGGTTATCAATAATGCGAATAATTTAATTGCATATGCTGGTGGAATTCCAGATGCCACAGATGAGCAAAAAGAATTTCTGACAGGTCAAGGTTATGCTTTGCGTGCCTATACTTATTTGAGATTGGTACAGATGTATGCACCAGCTTATAGTGCTGGCGATGCTACTTCAAATCCAGGTTTGATACTAAGAACTCAACCAACAGATTCAGACTCGCCTGATTTGCCAAGAAGTACTGTAGAAGAAACCTACGAGCTTATTTTAGAAGATTTGGATGAGGCTGAAAAACTATTGCCTTATGACAACTATAAAGGATTCTTAGATAAAAGAGGAGTTCACGCACTTAAAGCAAGAACACACCTTATTTTGGGTGATTGGGAAAATGCTTCAAAATATGCTGAAATGGCAATTAATGGAGCAGGAGGAGATGATGAACAAATAGAATTAATGACAATAAATGAATGGTTAGGTGGTTTTTCACACCAAACCTCAGAGGCAATCTTTGTTTTAGATTACCAATTGGCGGATAATAATACTTATCTGACAATTCCGTCTTTTTACTTCCCTGTCTATGGTTACAGTAGTGTTAGGGCAAATGACAAGTTTGTTGAGATGTTCAATGATAATGATGATCGCAAATGGGTCTTAACAAATGAGTTGACTTGGGACGATGGTACTCCAATTGACCCTGACAACTACTGTATCATGAAGTTTGTACACGATACACAGGTCGGTAATGCAAAATCCAATAAAATCAGAGCATCAGAAATGTATTTGATTTGGGCGGAAGCAGAAGCAGAACTTGGTAACTACAACAAGGCACAAGATTTAGTATCAAAAATAATCCGTCGTGCAAATAGTCTTGCACCACTTCCTTCAGAAACAGGAGCGGATTTGGTACAATTGATCTTGGATGAACGCAGACGAGAGCTGTTCGGAGAAGGATTCCGTTGGTTTGATATCAAGAGACGTCAAGAGCGATTCACAAGAACGGGAGACCATTGGGTGAAGTTTGATTTTGGTCCGAATGACACAGACTATTATCGTTTGACTTATCCGATTCCTCAATACGAAATCGATGCAAACAAAGCCCTAACTGAAGACGATCAGAATAGAGGCTATTAA